In a genomic window of Plasmodium malariae genome assembly, chromosome: 4:
- the PmUG01_04021400 gene encoding conserved Plasmodium protein, unknown function yields MKSEQNEKIMDYLSCPLDDVVHREKKSGKNSFLNVNNTKKNEFKTNFFKKKDLTQGSSFRGRRRSRFSSRRSGSFKKPFFSNRLSNNQFNKYKSRKFYSSGRDYFKGRTNSYSSHYGYDSYKTPYNKNFLNRRTNNNIKTSGTIYRGNLIKKKTRKVFKNSAPSRTIISQKLNSYKTVPVPAKKFNNLNISLYRKNMSYGLGAKRSLNTAVVNKSKIIRKGTKKSNVITKSRKSVNGSKFKPLNKYFLSKIKIVTSLNKIPSPLKEQKDTEVNLPESLNSTNMRKGE; encoded by the coding sequence atgaaaagtgaacaaaatgaaaaaataatggaCTATTTGTCCTGCCCTTTGGATGATGTAGTTCATAGAGAAAAGAAAAGCGGAAAGAATAGTTTTTTGaatgtaaataatacaaaaaaaaatgaatttaaaacaaatttttttaaaaagaaagattTAACACAAGGCTCAAGTTTTCGAGGAAGAAGAAGATCTCGATTTTCAAGTAGAAGATCAGGGAGTTTTAAAAAACCATTTTTTAGTAACAGATTAAGTAACAatcaatttaataaatataaaagcagaaaattttatagtaGTGGTAGAGATTATTTTAAAGGAAGAACTAATAGTTATAGTTCACATTATGGTTATGATAGTTATAAAACTCcctataataaaaattttcttaatagaagaactaataataatattaaaacgtCAGGTACTATATATAGGggaaatttaattaaaaaaaaaacaagaaaagtatttaaaaattcagCTCCTTCTAGAACTATAATAAgtcaaaaattaaatagcTATAAAACAGTACCTGTTCCAGCCAAAaagtttaataatttaaatatatcactTTATCGAAAAAATATGTCCTATGGTTTAGGTGCTAAGCGATCACTTAACACTGCTGTAGTaaacaaaagtaaaataatcaGAAagggaacaaaaaaaagtaatgttATTACAAAAAGTAGAAAAAGTGTAAATGGGTCCAAGTTTAAACcgttaaataaatattttttatcaaaaattaaaattgttacttctttaaataaaataccaTCTCCTCTGAAGGAACAAAAAGACACAGAAGTAAACCTTCCAGAATCGTTGAATAGTACAAATATGAGAAAAGGAGAGTAA